TTCAGCATTCAACAAAAAACCAACAACTATCCCTTATTCGATGTATTCAGGCCTCATCAAACATTCGATGGGCTCATTTGGTCTAGCAGCGCAGTGGACTGAATTGAGCTACAACTGACTTCGCTGCACAATATCCAAACAGACACAGCTCCATCTGTATCCCACTGCAAGTTTGCAGGCGCTTGTGAGCGAATGACTTCACTCCTATCTAGCTTGATCAGACCACAGCCAACTCATCGCCTAGGAAGAGTTCGAGTTGTCGGCACACGACCACGGCCTGGATCCCGCATCGGCCTTAGTCGATGCAATAATACCCACGATGGATCCGTAGGTTCCCGcaatcatcaagaaggtACCCGACACGATCACAAAGATACTCCAGACCATACCACATTTCCACTTCAGACCGCGTTCGCTACTCTTCCAGTTGTCATACAGCCACATACAGCCCATGGGCTGGAAAGTTAGAAAGGTGGCGAACAGAGCACCAACAAGGGAAACAAGGCCGCCAAAGATGGGGATTCCGCTAGCAATGAGGTAGGCGACCAAGGACACCGTGAAGGTAGATCCAATCCATACTACCCAATGGGTAATAGTGTTGGAGCTCAGATGCTTGGATCCTCGCAGGATGCGGACGAAAATATGCTTGGAAGGAATCTACTTCTATTAGTTCACATCCCACTCTAGGTGGATGGGGTACTTACATGAGAAAGAAGAATCGCAGAAGCACACAACCCGGGCAAGGCAATGCCGTAGGCGACCTTTTTGATCAAAGGGCCAGCAGAGCCGAGCGCAGGTGTGGAGATATAGCTTCCACAGAAATAATAGACGATGGTAGCGCAAATGATATACACAACTGTGACGGTTGTTTGACATACGATCAAGGCTCGGGTGTAAAGTTGCGGGGCACGCATTTCAGCCACGATGTTAAAGAAGGCTGGAGTACCTGCATACGTGAAAACTAGAGTCGAAACAGCCGAGATAGCCTCCGGAAAAGTCGGGGAGCCGATAAGCTTATAGTCAGACTTCCAGGCTACATCATCCTGCGGTGCCGCAGACGGGCGATCTTGGAGGCCCACAGCGATGGTGACAACGAAGACTGTTGGGTCAGATACTCGGCTTTGGGCCTCGAAAGCATGAGACTTACCACCAGTGATAATGGAGCCTGCACCAAGCCAGGCGACCATGGTGATACGCCCGAGGGTTTGGATACTCGAAAAGAGGAAGGTAATGATAGCAGCAACCACTACAAAAACAGCAGTGCAAGCGCCGTGGTTCGATAAGGCGTTAAAAGCAATCGAGATGCTGAGCAGAGCTGAGCCAGAAGCAAAGATCAGGTCTAAACCGTTAGAAAGCAGCAGCCAAATTCATGGCGAGAAACTTACACAAGGCAAACATTGCACCGAATGCCTCATATCCAATCCGGCCGAATAGGAGCTTACCCACATCATCGATGCCGTAGACATCGTGGTGACGCAGCTTGAAGACTCCCACCATCCAGTCAGACCAGGTGGTGATGCCGGCGATGGTCAGCAGGAGGATAATGCCAGGGATGAGTCCCAAGGTATCAAAGACCGCGGGCATAGAGAGAACCCCGAGCCCAATCTGGGTCTTCATCATGAGGGCAGTCGTCCCGAGCCAGCCCACATTACGGTAATTAGGCCCATCCGTTGTGACAGCGCCGAACACAGCATCATGCACTTCCCCAGATTCTGGCTGTGGAGCCTGGGTGGAGATGACATCGGGCTCAGACTTAGATTCGGTGGATTTAGACATATTGAATGGGAGAAGATGCGAGATGAGAGACATTTTCCACTTGGGAATCACCAAAAACAGTACGATGTGGCTCACTATATAAGTGCAAGAGAGTTAGGTCCTAGACTCTATCAAGGCTACCTCTCAAATGGCAAATGTGATCTTCTCTGGGCGCTCAACGCTTATCTCCCTTGCCCCGATATCGAGTGATTTGAGTCAAGAAGCATAACCGGATATTCGGGGCCGACCACCGAGATACGGTGGAGGAGAGCTCCGACGCCCTTGATTGAGCTTCCCCATCGGCACCGTTGGGTTTCCCGTTGTCGCCGTCGCAGCGCATGATGCCGAAGACCGGGGGAGAAACCCGCCCCCTGTCCTTTCGATGTTGGGAGTGCTCTAAGATAAAGCAACTCCTGTGTAAGTCATATCGCTAAGATAGGACCGCTCTACCCAAATGCCCCCTTTCTTGGAGAGTCGGACCATCTGCCCTGTTCCAGCGCCCGATAGCCCGGGAATTCCGGCATAGCGGTTATCATGTCCCCTCTCGCTCACACGATCCTAAAGCGATCACCCCAAGCTGGGTTATCGCATACCTTTACTAGACTTCGGTCCCATACCACTTTCACCTGGCGTGGAGCTTATTCGACCTCCGCACAACAAGGCAACCTCGGCCCTCTTGCGGGAGTCAAGGTCCTGGACCTCACTCGGGTTCTGGCAGTAGGTCGGCCTTGGGTTGCCTCAAAGGTATACTGACGGGAGTAGGGCCCCTTTTGCACGCAAATTCTCGCTGATTACGGAGCGGatgtcatcaaggtcgagcATCCTCGCGGCGGAGTAGGTGTCTGAACCATCACTTAGGCCTTTGCCGGTAATGCTGACAGCCAGCCAGGATGACACTCGACTCTGGCGAGATACCGATGAAGACAAAATCTGGAGGACTGAGGCAACTAACACATCTATCTACTTCAATACTATCAATCGGAATAAGCGATCCATCTCAGTAAATTTGAAGAATACAAAGGGTAGAGAGATTATCCTGCAGCTCGTCCGCGAATCCGACGTCGTGTAAGTTCCCCAGAGCAAGGTGACGCAAATGCCgaaggtcaagaaggctgaCAAACAGCAACTGACCAGTGTCGAAAACTTTATCCCTGGGAAACTGGCCAAGTTGGGTCTTGGATACGACGTTTTGAAGTCGGTCAACCCGTCAGTTATTCTAGCAAGTATCTCTGGTATGTCCCCGCTGATTCTGTCCGAGTCGACCATCCCGTTCGTCGTGAAGCTAATAGTCTGCCCAGGCTACGGCGCCGATGGTCCATATGCCAAGCGAGCGGGATACGATGTCATCGGGGCGGCCGAAGGTGGTCTACTTCACATAACCGGCGAGCCGGACGGTCCTCCAACCAAGCCTGGTGTTGGGCTTATGGATATGTGCACTGGTCTTTACCTACACGGGGCAATTGTGTCCGGTCTGCTAGCCCGTCAACGAACGGGCATGGGCCAGAAGATCGACACCTCACTCTTCGAGACGACAATATCGATCCTCGCGAACGTAGGAATGTCGTGGCTCAACCTAGAGAAAGAGGCGCAAAGATGGGGCACCGCACACCCGACTATCGTGCCCTACGAGGCCTTCAAGACAAAAGACTcgcatctcgtcgtcggcgcaGTCAACGATCGACAATTCCAGAACCTATGTGAGCGTTTAGGGGATAAAGAACTCGCGAAAGACGCGCGATTTCAGGATAACAGCGCTAGGATCCAAAACAGGAAGCAACTTAAGCAGATCCTGGACGCTCTTTTCGCGGAGAGGACTACCGAGCAGTGGGAAAATGAATTTGAAGGAAGCGGAATGCCTTATGGGCCGATCAATTCGCTCCAGAAAGCCTTATCTCACCCTCAGGCCCTGGCTCGAAACATGGTGGAGACGGTCGAGCAGGACGCCGCAGTCGcgggcaagctcaaggttcTTGGTGAGTTTCTCTGTATGGGGCCCTAGGTTTGCGATCCTTGCTAATATGTGAACTCCAGGCATACCAGTCAAGTTCAGCGAGTCGAAGCCATCCATCCGACAAGGCCCTCCAGGTCTGGGTCAACATACAGACGACGTCTTGCAGGGACTGGGTCTTTCCCCGGAGGCAATCTCGTCTTTGAGAAACGAGGGGGCAGTATAGATGGAACATTAAAATTAAGGCATGGGGCCGGAGTTTGATGCCTAGTATTCCTCTAGGGCTATTGATCCAGGAGCAACCGCTACTTTCCAAACCATTCCTGAGAAAAGCCCAGTGTGACCTCGTCTGTCTCTGGGAAGCTTCTTGTATTAACTGAATTCTGCATCTCCTGAAAGACCTGCTCAAAATCGACGGCCGAATAAAAGTCGGCAAGAGCATCATTGCCATTGGAGAGGACTCCTGGATCACCGATGGTATGTGACGACTGGTGTCCCGGGATGTTAATACACGACGCTGATACGGGCTCGCGCTCCTGTCCATCTGTGGACACGCCCGGAGTCGGCTGTGATACAGCTTGACACTCCGGTACCGTGATCTGTTCAGCTCGCGGTTGGAAGGTCGCAGCCATCAGTTCCTTCAGAGCACTGGTACTCAATCTAACAAAGATGTCATAAGAGCTGCGGGCGTCGTGCCATCTCTCGCCGATTGCAGTCAGGATGTTTGAACAGTCGCGGAAATCGGAAACGACGTCAAACACCGAGGGCAAGAACGCCAGGGCGTCGCGTTTCCGTCTCTGTGCGCAGCAGCCGACGCTGTATACGTTGGCCAGACCCGCCATGAAAATGGTATAGAGACATACCCACGAGTAGTTCAAATGCCTGGCTCGCAAGAGCTCGAAGTATCTGTTCAGCACGTGGCGGGAGGATGTCCATATCATCTGGAGGACGTCATCCATATCTTGATCGGATTCTAGCCCTTGCATCGCAGGAAATGTCGCCGACGGCCGGAAGAGCATGAGACAGGCGCTGTGGTACAATGCTTGGTACCAGCTCGGATGCAGGAACGATGAGGACTGGCTAGCCGACGGCAGTTGAAGACGCGCGATGTCTCTCTGCCAGGCCTGTAACTCGCTAAAGATCTCCCTCCTTATCGCTTGCCGCTCTCTCGGAGGGAGAGCTTGGGTGGAATGACTGGTATACATCGAGCGGTGGATCTTGGACTGGATCTTGCGTAGTTGGGTATGATGGAGAAATGGTGATAGCGTTGCTGAGGAGGTTCCCGTATCAGAATCGGACATAGAAGGTAGTTGGACATGGATGTCGTCATCGTGGAGAGAAAGGGGGCGCCCGAGAGAAATGCTTACAATCCTACTTGCTGTCAGTGGTCTAGTTCCAACTCATGGCATAGGCATCATATCGGCTACCTGTCGAGGTTGTAATAGCACCAAAAGGTCTGGCGCTGCATTTCTACTTGAAGTGAGGCGGGCAGCTCGTCGGTGATGTGGGCTTTACATCGTGGCAAGGGTGTTGAGGAGTCGAGGTACAATCCAATCTCTACAACAAGCCGAGTAGCTCTCCCAAGGGCCTCCCATATATCACTGGAGGTATCACGGAGGCTAGCATGAATGCTATATTTGCAATATAATAGCAGTGCCTGTAGCGATCGGATATCCCGCAGGCTCGACACCTGGTCCAGACGGCCCACTGCTCGCGCAAAGTGAGACTCTGCGTCGGTGAATCCCAGTTCAATCT
This window of the Fusarium keratoplasticum isolate Fu6.1 chromosome 3, whole genome shotgun sequence genome carries:
- a CDS encoding putative amino acid transporter, encoding MSKSTESKSEPDVISTQAPQPESGEVHDAVFGAVTTDGPNYRNVGWLGTTALMMKTQIGLGVLSMPAVFDTLGLIPGIILLLTIAGITTWSDWMVGVFKLRHHDVYGIDDVGKLLFGRIGYEAFGAMFALYLIFASGSALLSISIAFNALSNHGACTAVFVVVAAIITFLFSSIQTLGRITMVAWLGAGSIITGVFVVTIAVGLQDRPSAAPQDDVAWKSDYKLIGSPTFPEAISAVSTLVFTYAGTPAFFNIVAEMRAPQLYTRALIVCQTTVTVVYIICATIVYYFCGSYISTPALGSAGPLIKKVAYGIALPGLCASAILLSHIPSKHIFVRILRGSKHLSSNTITHWVVWIGSTFTVSLVAYLIASGIPIFGGLVSLVGALFATFLTFQPMGCMWLYDNWKSSERGLKWKCGMVWSIFVIVSGTFLMIAGTYGSIVGIIASTKADAGSRPWSCADNSNSS